From the genome of Streptomyces sp. NBC_01304:
CGCTCCGAGACCCCGCTGCGGCTCGACATCGTCGGCGTGCTGCTCCTCACGACGGCCTCCCTCGGCCTCATGTACCCGCTGGTGCAGGGGCGCGAAGAGGGCTGGCCCGGCTGGATGTTCGCCATGGTGGCGCTCGCCGTCCTCGTGCTCGGCGCGTTCGTCGCGCACCAGCGCCGCCGCCAGAGCCGCGACGGAGCCGCGCTGATCCCGCCGACCCTGTTCAAGTACCGGTCCGCGAAGGTCGGCCTGCCGCTGACGGTGCTCTGCTACGGCGGCGTCGCCTCGTTCTTCCTGGTCCTCACCTTCCACCTGCAGTTCGGCCTGGGCTGGTCCGTCCTGAAGACCGCCCTGGTCCTCGCGGCCTGGCCGGTGGGCATCATCGCCACCTTCCAGATCGCCTGGCGCTTCTCGGGCGGCCGCGGCCGTGACTTCGTACGGCTCGGCGCCCTGCTCATGGCGGCCGGCGCCGGCGGGGTGATCTGGACCGTGACCTCCGGCGGCTCCGACCTCAACTGGGTGGCCCTGGCCGCCGCGGAGCTCGTCATGGGCTTCGGCCTCGGGCTGACCGCCCCGGTCCTCACCGCCGTGGTGCTCGGCGACGTGCCGCCGCAGGACGCGGGCGTCGGCTCCGGCGTGCTCAACGCGGCCATCCAGTTCGGCTCGGCCGCCGGTGTCGCGGGCGTCGGCGCCGTCTACTTCAGCCGCGTCGGCAGCGAGACCCCGAGCGGCGACTTCCCCTCCGCGACGGCGAGCACGCTCGCCGTCAACGTCGGCCTCTTCGTCCTGGCAGCCGTACTCGGCTCCTTCCTCGGCGGCCGTCCCAGCCCGGCAGAGGCCGAGGCGGAGGCGGCCGAGGCGCCGAGCAAGACCGGAAATCCCGCCGAAGCAGTCGCATAGAAATGTCTGGAGGATTGCATGACCGAATCATTCAACTCCGATTCTTCGTCGCAGACCGAGGCCAAGGACAAATTCAAGAAGGCCCTGGAGGCGAAGACCCGAGCATCACGCAACAAGCAGGCGCATGAAGACGGCCGTATGCGGGTCAAGAACATGAGCGGACCCGCCGGCCAGAAGCGCTTCTTCCGTCGCAAGACAGGTTGATTCGCAAGGAATTCGCGCAGTAGCACCAACCACGGCTGCCGCGGCTCGTCCGGTACGGACGGGTCGCGGCAGCCTCTGTTTTCCATCGAGGAATCACCCGCAGAGGTTCGAGGAACGCTCGAAGAATGGTCCACATCCGCTCCGGAACCGCTGGAGCCGAATTGATTTTCTGGGCCGCTGATCAGTCACTTCCGGCCAGAACGGCAGCCACGGTTCCGGATGTCGTGGCCGACTCCAGGGCGGGGCGTCGAGGCGTTGTCGAGCGGGCGTCTAGTCGAGAACGCCAGGGTCTGCTTACGGGCGCGAGTGAGGTGCACGTCCTGTGACGAGGGAGCTGACACCGCCGCCATGACCACTGCCGCCGCCACCTTCGCCGCTGCCGCCGCTGCCGACCCCGGCCGGTGGGAAGCGGACGCGCTCGACCGGGCCCGCCGACTCGAAGAGCTCCTTGGCGACCCGTACGACACCACCAACCCGCACGGGCTGCACGCCCTGTTCGACGCCGACGCCCGGTGCATTCCCCCCGCGCGGACCGAGCAGTTGCTCGCCTCGACGGGCCTCGGTGCCGAGTTCGTGCCCGTCGAGCACGGCGGCCGGCTCACCCGCGCCGATCTGCTCGCCCGCGCCCTGCGCCCGGTCTTCAGGCGCGATGTCGCGCTCGGCTTCGGCTTCGGCATCAGCTCACTGTTCGCCGTCTCCGCGGTCTGGGCGGCCGGCTCGCCCGAACAGCGCCGCCACCTCGCGCAGTTGCTGCTCGGCGGCGGCCGGGCGACGATCCTGCACCACGAACTCGCCCACGCCAACGCGATCCTGCGGCACGAGTTCACCGCCGGCGCCGCACCGGACGGCGGCTACCGCCTCGACGGCCGCAAGGACGTGATCATCAACGCGTCCCGCACCGGCGCTCACGTCGTCTGGGCCCGCACCGATCAGGCCCGCGGCCCGCGCAGCCACTCGGTGCTGCTCCTCGACCCCGCGCAGCTGCCCGCCGAAGCGGCGCGGATCCTGCCGCGCGTGGCCACCCCCGGCATGCGCGGAGCGCTCTTCTCCGGCCTGGAGTTCACCGACTGCCCGGTCCCCGCCGACGCCCTGGTCGGCCGCACCGGGGAGGGCGTCGCCCTCGCCCTGCGCACCTTCCAGGTCAACCGCAGCCTGATCTGCGGCGTCGTCACCGCGGCCGCCGACACCGTCCTGCACTCCGCCGTGCGGGCCGCGACCACCGGCCGCAGCACCCCCATCGCCCGCCGCTGGACCAAGCCGCTCGCCGGGGTCTTCGCCGACCTCCTCGCCTGCGACAGCATGGCCACCGTCGTGCTGCGCGCCCTCAGCCTGCTCCCCGACCGCGCCCATGTGGCCGCCGCAGCCGTCAAGTACGTCGTGCCCGACCTGCTGCGGGAGAACCTCGAGGAGCTGGCCACCGTCCTCGGCGCCCGCGGCTACCAGCACGACAGCCCCGAGTACGGAGCCCTCGACAAGCTCGTCCGCGACCTGCCGGTCGCCGGGCTCGGCCACGCCGGCACCGCCTCCTGCCAGGCGGTGATCGTCCCGCAGCTGCGCACCCTCGCCGAGCGCGCCTGGTTCGCCGAGGAGGAGCCGCCGCCCGAGCTCTTCCGCAGGGGAGCCGAACTGCCCGCCCTCGACTACCGGTTGCTCGGCATCGCAGGCGGCGGCGACTTCATGGCCGCCTCCCTCATCGGCTCCGCCACCCGCCTCGCCCCGTCGCGCGGCGTGGGCGGCCAGATCGCCGTACTGGCCGAACTGGCCGAGGGCTTCGTCAACGAGCTGCGCGCACTGCGCGAACAGTGCCGGAACCTGCCCGCGTACGGCGCCACCGCACTCGCCGACCCCGCCGTGTGCGTACTGGGTGACCGCTACTGCCTGATCGTCGCCGCCGCGGCGGTCCTCGGCATCTGGGAGGGCCAGGACGGCACGGACTCGTTCCTCGCCCACCCGGCCTGGGCGGTGCTCGCCCTGTCCCGCATCGGCGACCGGCTCGGCATCGCCGTGCCGGAACTGCCCGACGGCTGTCTGGACCACGTCCTCGACGAACTGGTCCGCCGCTACCGGCAGGGCCTCAGCTGCGACCTGGACGCCACGTCGCTCGCGCAATGACCAGACCACGGCCTCGCACCACCATCCAGGGAGGACGGACCGTTGACGGACACCGGGCTGACCAGCAGTCAGGACATGGCCCTGACCAGCACCTACGACACGGGGCTGACCAGCAGCTACGACGCAGGGCTGACCAGCACCTACGACACAGAGGTGCCCGTCACACAGGCCTTCGAGTCGGCCGGCCCACGACCCACCGACCGGCCCGGTCGACAGTCCACCGGGCCGGCAGCCGCACAGGCCACCGGACTGCCCGGCACCCATGACGCCGGAGCCGACCGCATCACCGCCCCGGTACACATCAGCGGCCCCAGCGGCCCCTGGCACAAGGTGCGCGAGGGCATGGACCTGCGCGGCAACGCCGTGGTCCACACGACCTGGGGCGAATGGCTCTCGGTCGCCGTCGCCGACCCCGCGCTGCGCCCGCTGCTCGGCCGCGACTGGCAGCGCTACCGCAACACCGCCGACCCGACGATCCGCTACCGGTTCGTCGCCTCCCGCCTGGCAGTCAAGTTCACGGCGGCCGCCGCCCTCGGCACCGAACCCGCCGAGCTCGACCTCGCGTACAAGATCGGCGGCAGACCGTACCTGCGCGGCCTCGACCAGATCGATGTAAGCCTCACCCACACCGACGACCTGATCGCCGTCGGCATCAGCCGCAGCGGACGGATCGGCGTGGACGCCGAACCCGCCGACCGGCAGATGTCGTTCGAGCTGCTCCAGGGCCATGTGTGCACGCCCGCCGAACGCGCCGAACTCGACCTGCTGCCCGAACAGGAGCAGGTGGCGGGCATGTTGCGCCTGTGGACCCTGAAGGAGGCCTACACCAAGGCCCTCGGCCAGGGGCTGCGCCTCGGCTTCACCGAGTTCGGATTCGGCGTCGACAGCGGTGGCCTCCTTGCCCCCGACGGCACCCCGGCCGCCCGTGACGAGTGGGCGTTCGCGACCCACCGGGTGCTCGGCCGCTATCTGATCAGCGTGGCCTGCCACGACTCGGGCCTGGACACCTCCCGCGATACGGCGGCCCGCACGATGCTCGACGAGGGCTTCATGGGCGCGGTCGCCGAACTCCTCGAAGCGGACGGCTGACCCGGGCTCTTCGAAGCTGACGGTTGAGCCGGGCTGCTCGAAGGAGCGGGCCGAGAGCGCGGGCAGAGAGCTGTTCGGGCCCCGGTCAAGGCGCGCTGGAGGAACGCGAGCCGGGCACGCGCGCGGGACTAGCGTGCTGGACGACGGTTGCGGACTCAAGACGAGGAGGCCGTCGTGGGACAGTCGGGCTTCTCGGCGCTGCCGTTGACCCGCCCTGCCTCCCTGCAGGTGCTCTCCGGTGGCGCGTCGACTCCTCCCGAGCGTGCCACCGGAGCGAACGAGTCGGTACGGGTGTACGTCCTCGGGACCGACGCCCTCGCCCGCGGCGGGATCAAGGCGCTCCTGGAAGGGCAGCCCGCCGTCCAGGTGGTCGGCGAGGGAGAGCCTGGGCCCGACGCGCTCGCCGACGCGGTGGCCCTGCGCCCCGACGTACTGCTCGCACACGGCACCTCCGAGCCCGAACTGCCGCCGGGGGACTGCCGGTTGCTCACCGTCGGCGGACCCGAGCCCGCCGAGGGACCCGCCGGGTGCGGCCATCTGCCCGGCACGGCGACGGCCGCCCAGCTGGCCTCCGCGGTCGTGCTGACCGCCGCCGGATACGCCGTCGTGCCGCACTCCGCACAACAGCAGCTCGGGTCCGAGGCGCCGGGCGGCCCTTGCGCGACGACCGTCTCCGACGTGGGGCCCGAACAGCTCACGGAACGCGAGTGCGAGGTCCTGGGCCTGCTGGCCCGCGGCCTGTCCAATACGGAGATAGCGGATGTCCTGACCCTCTCCGAGCACACGGTCAAGACGCATGTGCAGAACCTGCTGAACAAGCTCCGGCTGCGCAACCGCGTCCACGCGGCGATCTACGCGTTCGAGACGGGGCTGCGCCCAGCCGGCCGCCCCGCTTCCGCGACCGGCCGCTCCGCCACCACGACCGGCCGGCCCACCGCCGCGGCCGGCCCCGCACACCGACGTACGGACCGCGACGAGGTGACGCCACAACGAACGGGATGAGGTGACGGACGGGCCGGCACGACAGGCGCGGCGAGGTGACGGACGGGACGCAAGGACCCTCCGGCCGACCGCCGTGTCAGCGCCGTGTCAGCCCCGTATGGGCGGACCCTCGCATACTCGTTCCGCGCTCGCAGAGAGGGGAGGAGGGGGTGCTCCGATGACCACCGACCGATCCTCGTACGTGCCCCGGGGCGCGCCGCTGACCGTGGTCGTCGACCCGGGAAGCCCCTCTCACGGCACCGTGCCCGCCCTGGAGTTGTGCGGCACCCTGGACGTCGCCGGGCTCGAGGCGGCCGTCGAAGAGGTCACCGCCCACCGCCCGCACGGACCGGTCTGGCGCTATCAGCTGCACCGGCACGGCCCCCGCCACCACACGCTGACGCTCACCGCGGTGTCCACCGTCCCCGCAGGCGCGCCGGACGACTTCCCCGTGGGGCTGCTCGCCGATCTGCTCACCGCCGGTCCGACGGCCAAGTGGTCGACCGACGACGCCCGTTACGGCCCGCCGGATGCCCAGGACGGTGCGCCCGTGACGAGTGCGCCGCCGCCGGGACCGGTCAGCGGTTTCGTCACACCCAGCCCGCTCCAGTGCGAGCTCCTTGCCGCCTCCGACGCACAGCCCGGCGCGGGCCGCCACATCGAACAGCTCACCTTCGACTGGCACGGGCCGCTCGACCCCGAACGGTTCGTGGCCGCCTGGCAGTCGGTCTTCGACCACGAGAGCGTGCTGCGGGCCGCCTTCGACGACGCCCCCGACGCCCGGATCGTGCTGCACGAGCGGGTCACGCCCGAGGTGGTACGGCTGCCGTACATCGCCGATGTCTGGGACGCCCTAGTCGAGTCCGACCGGTCGCGCGGCGTGGACCCGCGGCGCCCGGGACCGCTGCGTGTCACCGTCCTGTCCGGCGAGGCCTCGCCGCCGCACGCGTCCCCGGACGGCACCGAGCGGCCCCACCGGGTGCTGCTGACCTACCACCAGGCACTGCTCGACGGCTTCAGCGTCCGCCTCCTGGTCCAGGAGTTCTTCCGTGCCTATCTCGCCGACGGCCGGCTGCCCGGCGGTCACCGGCGCCCCGACCTCGGCGACTACAGCGACTGGCTGGCCGCCCAGGACCTCACCCCCGCAAGGGAGTTCTGGACCCGGGCCGCCCGGTCGGCCGGAGCGGCGAGCCTGCCCGGCCCGGTGGGCGGCAGCGGCCGGCGCGGCGGACCGGGCCGGGCCCGGCTGCGCCTCACCCCCGAGGAGACGGACCGCCTCAGTGCGTGGGCCGGCACCTGGGGCGCGACCGAGTCCAGCGCGCTGCAGGCGGTCTGGGCCCTGCTGCTCTACCGGGGCACGGGCGCCGACGGCACGGCCCCCGTCACCTTCAGCGTGACCGTGTCCGGCCGCGGCATTCCCCTCAAGAGCGTGGAACGGATGCCCGGCGCCCTGCGCAACCCGTTGCCGCTCTCCGTCGACATCGACCCGGACGCCACCGTGCCGCGCCTGCTGACCGTGCTGCGTGACGACGTCCTCGCCCTGTCCGCGTACGAATGGGTCTCCGCGGGCCAGATCCGCGCCTGGACCGACCGGCCGGCTGCCGAGATCGGAGTGGTACGGGCCGGCGACGGACAGCCCGACGACGGACAGCGCGGAGACGGACAGCGCGGAGAGGGGCGGCCCGGAAAGGGGCAGCGCGGAGAGGGGCAGCCCGGCGACGGACAGGCCGGAGAGGGGCAGTCCGCCCCCGGGAGCCTGCTCGTCTTCCAGAGCAACCTGCAGCCCGCCGTCGCACCACCCGCCGAGCTCGCCGCCCACGGCATCCGCGTGTCGACGCCCACGACCCTCGACGCCGACACCGCCTTCCCCCTCACCCTCGTCGCGCACCGCGACAGCACCGACGGCCTCGTCCTGGCCCTCTCGCACGACCTGGCCTGGCTCCCGGAAGCCTCCGAAGTCCTCGCCGACGTCGGCCGGCTGCTGCGCCGACTCCCTTACGACGCCGACGAGTTCATGACCATCCGGCAGCTGCTCGGCGCCCTCGCAAGCCCCGCCCCAGCGCGCCCCGAGCCGCTGCTGCGTACGCTCAGGGTCGCCGCACACGCCGATGCCGGCACGGTCTGCCTCATCGCGGCGCCGGAACTGCCGGACTCCCGATACGAACAGCTCGCCCGCTCCTACCCCGGCCCGGAGGCGGTGGTCCTGCTGAGCTCCGTGCCGGCCACGGCGGCGGACCGGCACGCCGTGCTCCCGGCCCTCATCGGCAACGGCGAACGCCTGGTGCTCGGCGGCTTCTCCGGCGGCGGCGCGGCCGCGTACGAGTTCGCCCGGCGCCTGGTGGCGGAGGGCGCCGCCCCGCCGCTGGTGGTGCTCACCAACGCCGCCACCCCCGTCGACGACCTCGCGCGGGCGCTCGAAGCCGCCGCGGAACGCGCGGGATGAACTTCATACGCGAGGAACCTCATGCACGCCGAACGTGATGACCTCCCTGCACGCCGAACGTACTGAGAACTCACCCTTCTGGAGAGCCATGTCCCGTCGCCTGTTCACCTCGGAGTCCGTGACCGAGGGACACCCTGACAAGATCGCCGACCAGATCAGCGACACGATCCTGGACGCGCTGCTGCGCCAGGACCCGTCCTCGCGCGTCGCGGTCGAGACCCTGATCACCACCGGCCAGGTGCACGTCGCGGGCGAGGTGACGACCGGCGCGTACGCCGATGTCGCCACCCTCGTGCGCGAAAAGATCCTGGAGATCGGCTACGACGCGTCGGGCAAGGGCTTCGACGGGGCGTCCTGCGGTGTGTCCGTGTCGATCGGCGCCCAGTCGCCCGACATCGCCCAGGGTGTCGACACCGCTTACGAACGACGCGTCGAAGGCGCCGAGGACGACGCGCTCGACAGCCAGGGCGCCGGCGACCAGGGCCTGATGTTCGGGTACGCCACCGACGAGACGCCCAGTCTGATGCCGCTGCCGATCGAGCTGGCCCACCGCCTCTCGCACCGGCTCAGCGAGGTCCGCAAGGACGGCACCGTCCCCTACCTGCGCCCCGACGGCAAGACCCAGGTCACCATCGAGTACCTGGGCAGCCGCCCGGTCCGCCTGGACACCGTCGTCGTCTCCTCCCAGCACGCCGCCGGCATCGACCTGGACGAGCTGCTGGTCCCCGACATACGCCGGCACGTCGTCGAGCACGTACTGGCCCAACTCGCCGACGACGACATCAAGTTGGAGACCGAGGACTACCGCCTCCTGGTCAACCCCACCGGCCGGTTCGAGATCGGCGGCCCGATGGGCGACGCGGGTCTGACCGGCCGCAAGATCATCATCGACACCTACGGCGGCATGGCCCGCCACGGCGGCGGCGCCTTCTCCGGCAAGGACCCGTCCAAGGTCGACCGCTCGGCCGCCTACGCGACACGCTGGGTCGCCAAGAACATCGTCGCCGCGGGCCTCGCCGCCCGTTGCGAGGTCCAGGTCGCCTACGCCATCGGCAAGGCCGAACCCGTCGGTCTCTTCGTCGAGACCTTCGGCACCGGCACCGTCGCCCAGGAACGCATCGAGAAGGCCATCACCGAGGTCTTCGACCTCCGCCCGGCCGCGATCATCCGCGACCTCGACCTGCTCCGCCCGATCTACGCCCAGACAGCAGCATACGGCCACTTCGGCCGCGAACTGCCGGACTTCACCTGGGAGCGGACCGACCGGGCGCAGGCGCTCAAGGCGGCCGCAGGAGTCTGACGGGCGTCCGACGGGCGTCCGAACCGGCGTCCGTCCGGCGCCGAGGGCGCCACCTCACCGGCCCAGGGGGCGGACAGCATCCCCCGGCCCCGACCCCGACACCGGCCCCGGCCTTCGGCCGCCCGATCAGGAGTTCAGGAGTTCAGGTGCGTATCGCGGTGACAGGCTCCATAGCCACAGACCATCTGATGGTCTTCCCCGGCCGGTTCGCGGATCAGCTGATCCCCGACCAGCTCGCCCATGTCTCGCTCTCCTTCCTGGTCGACGCGCTCGAAGTGCGCCGGGGCGGAGTCGCGGCCAACATCGCCTTCGGGCTCGGCAGCCTCGGTCTCGAACCGCTCCTCGTCGGAGCCGTGGGAAGCGACTTCGCCGAGTACGAGGTGTGGCTCAAGGAACACGGCGTCGACACCGGCGCCGTCCACGTCTCCACCGAACGGCAGACCGCCCGCTTCACCTGCGTCACCGACCAGGATGCCAACCAGATCGCGTCGTTCTACGCCGGTGCCATGCAGGAGGCCCGCGACATCGACCTCTGGCACCTCACCGGCGGGCAGAGCAGGCCCGACCTCGTGCTGATCGGCCCGAACGACCCGGCCGCGATGCTCCGCCACACCGAGGAGTGCCGGGACCTCGGCCTCGCCTTCGCCGCCGACCCCTCCCAGCAACTCGCCCGCCTGGAGGGCTCGGAGGTACGGGACCTGGTGTGCGGCGCCCGCTGGCTGTTCACCAACGAGTACGAGTCCGCCCTGCTGCTCGAACGTGCCGGCTGGGAACGCGGCGACGTCCTCGAACGCGTCGGCACCTGGATCACCACGCTGGGCGGCGAGGGCGTACGCATCGAGGCCGCGAACCAGCCACCGGTCAAGGTCCCGGCCGTACCCGACGCCCACGTGGCGGACCCCACCGGCGTCGGTGACGCCTTCCGCGCCGGCTTCCTCGCCGCGGCCGGCGACGGACTGCCACTGGAGTCCGCGGCCCGACTCGGCTGCGTACTGGCCTCACTCGCCCTGGACACGGTCGGCTCACAGTCGTACAGCGTGGACGCCGCACAGCTCCTGGCGACGGCCACGCGCGCGTACGGCGCCGAGGCCGCGGCGGAACTCGCCCCGCTCCTGGAGCGCACACCATGACGGCGACCCGCATCTCCGCTCTCCGTGAGGCGCTTGCCACTCGTGTGGTGGTGGCCGACGGGGCGATGGGCACGATGCTTCAGGCGCAGGACCCCACGCTCGATGACTTTCAGCAGCTCGAGGGCTGTAACGAGATTCTGAACGTGACCCGGCCGGACATTGTGCGGTCGGTGCACGAGGAGTATTTCGCGGTCGGTGTGGACTGCGTGGAGACGAATACGTTCGGTGCGAACTTCGCCGCGTTGAACGAGTACGACATTCCCGAGCGGAATTTCGAGCTTTCGGAGTCCGGCGCCCGGATCGCCCGCGAGGTCGCGGACGAGTTCGGTGCGAAGGACGGCCGTCAGCGGTGGGTGCTCGGGTCGATGGGTCCCGGCACGAAGTTGCCGACGTTGGGCCATGCCCCGTACGTCACGCTGCGGGACGCGTACCAGATCAATGCCGAGGGCATGATCGCCGGTGGTGCGGATGCCCTGTTGGTGGAGACGACGCAGGACCTGCTGCAGACCAAGGCCGCGATTCTCGGTGCCCGTAGGGCTCTGGAGGCGACCGGTACGAACCTTCCGGTGATCTGTTCGGTGACGGTGGAGACGACCGGCACGATGCTGCTGGGCTCGGAGATCGGCGCCGCCCTGACGGCGTTGGAGCCGTTGGGCATCGACATGATCGGCCTCAACTGCGCGACCGGCCCGGCGGAGATGAGCGAGCATCTGCGCTATCTGGCCCGGCATTCGCGGATCCCGATCTCCTGCATGCCCAATGCCGGCCTGCCGGTACTCGGTAAGGACGGCGCGCACTATCCGCTGTCCGCTTCGGAGATGGCGGACGCTCAGGAGACGTTCGTACGTGAATACGGCCTGTCCCTGGTCGGTGGGTGTTGCGGTACGACGCCGGAGCATCTGCGCCAGGTGGTGGAGCGGGTTCGCGGCATGGCTCCGACTGCTCGTGAGCCGCGTCCGGAGCCGGGTGCCGCCTCGCTGTATCAGACGGTGCCGTTCCGGCAGGACACCTCTTACATGGCCATTGGTGAGCGGACGAACGCGAACGGGTCGAAGAAGTTCCGTGAGGCCATGCTCGAGGCCCGTTGGGACGACTGTGTGGAGATGGCGCGGGATCAGATCCGTGAGGGTGCGCACATGCTCGACCTGTGCGTCGACTACGTCGGCCGGGACGGTGTCGCGGACATGGAAGAGCTGGCGGGCCGCTTCGCCACTGCTTCTACGTTGCCGATCGTGCTGGACTCCACCGAAGTGCCGGTGATTCAGGCCGGGTTGGAGAAGCTGGGCGGTCGCGCGGTCATCAACTCCGTCAACTACGAGGACGGCGACGGCCCCGAATCCCGCTTCGCGAAGGTCACCAAGCTGGCGCAGGAGCACGGTGCCGCGCTGATCGCGTTGACCATCGACGAGGAGGGCCAGGCGCGCACGGTCGAGCACAAGGTAGCCATCGCGGAGCGTCTGATCGAGGACTTGACCGGCAACTGGGGCATCCACGAGTCGGACATCCTCATCGACACCCTGACCTTCACCATCTGCACAGGTCAGGAGGAGTCGAGGGGCGACGGCATCGCGACGATCGAGGCGATCCGCGAGCTGAAGCGCCGCCACCCCGATGTTCAGACCACCCTGGGCCTGTCCAACATCTCCTTCGGTCTCAACCCGGCCGCCCGCGTCGTCCTCAACTCCGTCTTCCTGGACGAGTGTGTGAAGGCGGGCCTGGATTCGGCGATCGTGCACGCGAGCAAGATTCTGCCGATCGCCCGGCTGGAAGAGGAGCAGGTGAAGGTCGCCCTCGACCTGATCTACGACCGCCGTGCGGAGGGTTACGACCCGCTGCAGAAGCTGATGGCGTTGTTCGAGGGCGCCACGATGAAGTCGATGAAGGCGGGCAAGGCCGAGGAGCTTCTGGCCCTGCCGCTGGAGGAGCGTCTGCAGCGGCGCATCATCGACGGCGAGAAGAAGGGCC
Proteins encoded in this window:
- the metH gene encoding methionine synthase — translated: MTATRISALREALATRVVVADGAMGTMLQAQDPTLDDFQQLEGCNEILNVTRPDIVRSVHEEYFAVGVDCVETNTFGANFAALNEYDIPERNFELSESGARIAREVADEFGAKDGRQRWVLGSMGPGTKLPTLGHAPYVTLRDAYQINAEGMIAGGADALLVETTQDLLQTKAAILGARRALEATGTNLPVICSVTVETTGTMLLGSEIGAALTALEPLGIDMIGLNCATGPAEMSEHLRYLARHSRIPISCMPNAGLPVLGKDGAHYPLSASEMADAQETFVREYGLSLVGGCCGTTPEHLRQVVERVRGMAPTAREPRPEPGAASLYQTVPFRQDTSYMAIGERTNANGSKKFREAMLEARWDDCVEMARDQIREGAHMLDLCVDYVGRDGVADMEELAGRFATASTLPIVLDSTEVPVIQAGLEKLGGRAVINSVNYEDGDGPESRFAKVTKLAQEHGAALIALTIDEEGQARTVEHKVAIAERLIEDLTGNWGIHESDILIDTLTFTICTGQEESRGDGIATIEAIRELKRRHPDVQTTLGLSNISFGLNPAARVVLNSVFLDECVKAGLDSAIVHASKILPIARLEEEQVKVALDLIYDRRAEGYDPLQKLMALFEGATMKSMKAGKAEELLALPLEERLQRRIIDGEKKGLEADLDEALTSTPALDIVNNTLLEGMKVVGELFGSGQMQLPFVLQSAEVMKTAVAHLEPHMEKSDAEGKGTIVLATVRGDVHDIGKNLVDIILSNNGYNVVNLGIKQPVSAILEAAEEHRADVIGMSGLLVKSTVIMKENLQELNQRKLAADFPVILGGAALTRAYVEQDLHEIYEGEVRYARDAFEGLRLMDALIAVKRGVPGATLPELKQRRVKATSNAVVEERIEEGPARSDVAVDNPIPAPPFWGTRVIKGIQLKEYASWLDEGALFKGQWGLKQARKGDGPTYEELVETEGRPHLRGWLDRLQTDNLLEAAVVHGYFPCVSKGEDLIILNEQGNERTRFTFPRQRRGRYLCLADFFRPEESGEIDVVGLQVVTMGSKIGEATAELFESNSYRDYLELHGLSVQLAEALAEYWHARVRTELGIAADDPGSMDGMFRTEYQGCRYSLGYPACPDLEDRAKIADLLQPERIGVQLSEEFQLHPEQSTDAIVLHHPEATYFNAGGRA